A region of Acidobacteriota bacterium DNA encodes the following proteins:
- a CDS encoding amylo-alpha-1,6-glucosidase: protein MIHFDENICRNPENATEREWLETNGLGGFASSTIIGLNTRRYHGLLTAATKPPVGRLVLLSKLEETLIVNGERFDLSANQYSGAVHPQGYQFLKEFRLDPFPVFVYEVAGVTLEKSVFMVHGENSIVIQYKRRKKSRTVKECRLELHPLVAFRDYHSTTHENTAINSHVESLEGLATIHPYVDLPELHFAHNADALSATGYWYRSFEFQAERERGLDFKEDLFNHFVLSFDLIKTSSPTVIASTKRHDASEAEKLRKTEINRRKQLLSGVKRDALVEALTLAADQFIVTRGDQKTVIAGYHWFSDWGRDTMIALPGLTLTTGRYDVAKSILLEFSKFVDKGMLPNRFPDAGEEPEYNTVDATLWYFEAVRALLAHTNDYDFIRQHLYDILKDIIAWHERGTRYQIHVDGDGLLFAGQPGVQLTWMDARIGDWVVTPRIGKPVEIQALWYNALCTMKDLAIKFDDNTQAEHFAIMAERAKQSFNLQFWNEAAGCLYDVVNGEARDGSIRPNQIFAASLTHSMLDGDQAKQVVAAVERELLTPVGLRSLSPNDPCYISNYQGDMRSRDGAYHQGTVWPWPMGAFIFAYLKVNGRSKPARKQARKWLNGFLSHLDEACLGQVSEIFDGDPPHTPRGCVAQAWSVAELLRVAVEEV, encoded by the coding sequence ATGATTCATTTCGACGAAAACATTTGTAGAAATCCGGAAAACGCGACGGAGCGTGAATGGTTGGAAACCAATGGCCTGGGTGGCTTCGCTTCTTCAACGATTATCGGATTAAACACGCGCAGATATCACGGATTGTTGACCGCCGCGACAAAGCCTCCGGTCGGCAGATTGGTGTTGCTGTCCAAACTGGAAGAAACGCTGATCGTCAATGGTGAACGATTTGACCTTTCGGCCAACCAATACTCTGGCGCTGTTCATCCGCAAGGCTACCAATTTTTGAAAGAGTTTCGGCTCGACCCCTTCCCGGTTTTTGTTTACGAAGTCGCAGGCGTCACGTTGGAAAAATCCGTGTTTATGGTTCACGGCGAAAACAGCATCGTCATTCAATACAAACGACGAAAGAAAAGCCGCACTGTAAAAGAATGCCGCCTGGAACTTCACCCACTTGTCGCCTTTCGGGATTACCACAGCACCACACACGAAAATACTGCCATCAATAGCCATGTTGAATCGCTGGAAGGACTGGCCACAATTCATCCGTATGTTGATTTGCCTGAACTTCATTTCGCGCACAATGCCGATGCGTTGAGCGCGACCGGTTATTGGTACCGCAGCTTTGAATTTCAGGCGGAACGCGAACGCGGCCTGGATTTCAAGGAAGACTTGTTCAATCACTTTGTGCTCAGTTTCGATCTGATCAAAACCTCCTCGCCTACAGTAATCGCTTCGACCAAACGCCACGATGCCAGCGAGGCGGAGAAGCTGCGCAAAACGGAGATCAATCGCCGAAAACAGTTACTTTCCGGCGTGAAACGCGATGCGTTGGTTGAGGCGCTCACTCTCGCTGCGGATCAATTCATTGTCACTCGCGGTGATCAAAAAACGGTTATCGCCGGGTATCACTGGTTTTCCGATTGGGGGCGCGACACGATGATCGCTCTTCCCGGATTGACGCTGACAACTGGCCGATACGACGTCGCCAAAAGCATCCTTCTGGAATTCTCTAAATTCGTTGACAAAGGGATGCTTCCCAACCGATTTCCAGATGCCGGAGAAGAGCCGGAATACAACACTGTGGACGCGACGCTTTGGTATTTTGAAGCCGTGCGTGCTCTGCTCGCCCACACAAATGACTATGATTTTATTCGTCAACACCTTTACGACATCCTAAAAGACATTATCGCCTGGCACGAAAGAGGCACGCGATATCAGATTCACGTTGACGGGGATGGTCTATTGTTCGCCGGTCAGCCGGGCGTTCAATTGACCTGGATGGATGCCAGAATCGGAGATTGGGTGGTCACTCCACGCATTGGCAAACCGGTCGAAATTCAAGCGCTTTGGTATAACGCGCTGTGCACGATGAAAGACCTGGCAATAAAGTTTGACGACAACACTCAAGCCGAACACTTTGCGATTATGGCTGAGCGGGCAAAGCAGAGTTTCAACCTTCAGTTTTGGAATGAAGCCGCGGGATGTTTGTACGATGTGGTTAATGGAGAGGCGCGTGACGGTTCGATCCGGCCAAATCAAATTTTTGCTGCCAGTCTGACGCATTCCATGCTTGATGGTGACCAAGCCAAACAGGTCGTCGCCGCAGTTGAGCGAGAGTTGTTGACGCCTGTTGGATTGCGCAGCCTGTCGCCCAATGATCCTTGCTACATCAGCAATTACCAGGGTGACATGCGCAGCCGTGATGGCGCTTATCACCAAGGTACAGTTTGGCCTTGGCCGATGGGGGCCTTTATCTTCGCTTATTTGAAAGTCAACGGACGATCAAAACCGGCGCGTAAACAAGCCAGGAAGTGGCTGAATGGTTTTCTGTCACACCTCGACGAAGCATGTTTGGGGCAGGTCTCCGAAATTTTTGATGGAGACCCGCCGCACACTCCGCGAGGTTGTGTAGCGCAAGCTTGGAGCGTTGCGGAATTATTGCGCGTTGCAGTCGAAGAGGTTTAA